From Polyangia bacterium, one genomic window encodes:
- a CDS encoding HAMP domain-containing sensor histidine kinase, whose protein sequence is MSDRAPNDDPKDDLKTPAVLTADAAEAQQVLGMVAHEIKNLLGPLAMTLQLCERRAQQGEPAGKEDLAFARAQVQRLSQLVTDLLDTTRIDAGHFPIHLGTVDLGALVQSALESFRRVHPRRVVTDIPTETMAITGDGERLAAVLANFLDNAAKYSPETSPIEVRISRAGGRVRVAVVDGGPGISAEDQTRLFQRYFRSAATAEKTRGLGLGLYISRLIAERHGGTVGVTCAPGRGTTFWLELPLGQS, encoded by the coding sequence ATGTCAGACCGGGCTCCCAACGACGATCCGAAGGACGATCTGAAAACCCCCGCCGTGCTCACGGCCGACGCCGCCGAGGCGCAGCAGGTGCTGGGCATGGTGGCGCACGAGATCAAGAATCTGCTGGGGCCGTTGGCCATGACCCTGCAACTGTGCGAGCGCCGCGCCCAGCAAGGCGAGCCGGCCGGCAAAGAGGATCTGGCCTTCGCCCGCGCGCAGGTGCAGCGGCTTTCCCAGCTGGTCACCGATCTGCTGGACACCACGCGCATCGACGCCGGGCACTTTCCCATTCACCTCGGCACGGTGGATCTGGGCGCGCTGGTACAAAGCGCGCTGGAATCCTTTCGGCGCGTTCATCCGCGCCGGGTGGTCACCGACATTCCGACCGAGACCATGGCCATCACCGGCGACGGCGAGCGGCTGGCAGCGGTGCTGGCCAATTTTCTCGACAACGCCGCCAAGTATTCGCCCGAGACCTCGCCCATCGAGGTGCGCATCAGCCGCGCCGGCGGTCGCGTGCGCGTGGCGGTGGTCGACGGTGGCCCGGGGATCAGCGCCGAGGATCAGACGCGCTTGTTCCAGCGTTATTTTCGTTCTGCCGCGACCGCCGAGAAGACCCGGGGCCTGGGCCTTGGTCTTTACATCAGCCGACTGATCGCCGAACGCCACGGCGGCACGGTCGGCGTGACCTGCGCACCGGGGCGCGGGACCACCTTCTGGTTGGAGTTGCCGCTGGGGCAAAGCTAG
- a CDS encoding HEAT repeat domain-containing protein — protein sequence MMGSVPATGPFRGFTPFDEAAAETFYGRREETTRLTELVLTDANRVSALTGELGVGKTSLLRAGLIPALQKRGVVAIYLGAYDDIDAEVLQATSRAGVDPPQPNQEVADYLARIARESRAGTVLILDHLEEILGDELGIAADLGTLLARALETGGNRLRLVLSVTEAWFPRLDLLFRTAGVTPQPGAWMTLGPLTETQVTEIFEQTALQSGVFFEGGLSAAVAADMVRGRARPLELQLVGAALLNLRLTSLRKYQRSGGAEVLPLLYLDQVCAQAGGALARRVLVDVAESKEIGIERLENRQRRPRPQLVEILNAFKKRSLIRSRPSRRGDFYALVHPALRGPIEDFAIADRGRATATRRGMRRRLNAGERLRVRDLVAVRRHLGAALTDDEQAAVSRGVRRLAVQVGVAFALLIGLGVFLLTDLRRSYTLGFDPPGGGGAARVVVRLGRSSLSFFNFLPNRPRFGAVLADTGFSPAGLVAEEAEKIAAGKASGTLDAAADRKGARSDKPNAPPVPGWLREVLSGLRPVPRGVAKALLGDPDGVTSLKHAFSDPRARRETLEALAVIGSGRAGEDEILSAALTDSAPEIRRRGVEVAAAIDRRQGGGAHGATLRTALADKSLDVRAAVLREAASLPPAEAGGILTVALRDPDPAFRKNAEDATLALAERAPGAAAEAVQQVLQSPDGGVRRAGLALLETIAARAPAACAGALSRVVANEQAPEEARVAALLVLRRAGVPSEDLHALLEKAVRPEASPRLRAAALPLYARFVSAEQAEEIARTEMKGAAPARAAGAAVWGTVAISRPDLALKPLKGLLYDPSTDIRLEAARSFAYLKRDGINLAEKALRDSSVEVERAALDSLMALTAVNVNLVADILGRAGKTVRPVVRRNLIEALGRLGETRPNAVLPSLAHAMKDSDAGVRTAAANAFCGISKKNAAAASPYLRIAARDDRHEVRTAAAACLGDLGDADPKGAARIAIELGDAGEASVRIAAAESMGRLGGKAVDLAIPALTKLAGDPDRNVRIAAVRALAGVTAAASAPGPGNAPGGASFAGSRRGGEVERTLNAALLQGDAGERRLVVEAAAKAGLVTVLRQATADGDESVRLAAVRAAGALSPPALDVVRGAVDDRANAVRAEATQILSGASGAGAREVLPIFESMLRGGDRSAREAAMIGIGQLSGAGEAGARLLGEALGQRSEALRTGAARALGQLAEREPDVAAVYLERAVRDPSYDVRNAAIPGLARAWAGKQTADELRRTLLETEADSPHRFVALEALVVKAQTGTDGGAAGKALGEVAASGPPLARLAAQLGRSFVSAPLGDLHAFLERLLGS from the coding sequence ATGATGGGCAGCGTTCCCGCCACCGGGCCCTTCCGGGGATTCACTCCCTTCGACGAAGCCGCGGCGGAGACTTTCTACGGTCGCCGCGAAGAGACCACCCGCCTGACCGAGCTCGTGCTGACCGACGCCAATCGGGTCAGCGCGCTGACCGGTGAGCTGGGCGTCGGCAAGACGTCGCTTTTGCGCGCCGGGTTGATCCCGGCCTTGCAGAAGCGCGGCGTGGTGGCGATCTACCTCGGCGCCTACGACGACATCGACGCCGAGGTCTTGCAGGCGACCAGCCGGGCGGGCGTTGATCCGCCGCAACCGAACCAGGAGGTCGCCGACTACCTGGCGCGCATCGCCCGCGAATCGCGCGCCGGCACGGTGCTGATCCTCGATCACCTGGAAGAGATCCTGGGCGACGAACTGGGTATCGCCGCCGATCTGGGGACGCTGCTCGCGCGCGCTTTGGAAACCGGCGGCAACCGTCTGCGCCTGGTGTTGTCGGTGACCGAGGCCTGGTTTCCGCGGCTGGATCTCTTGTTTCGCACCGCCGGGGTGACGCCGCAGCCCGGCGCCTGGATGACCCTCGGCCCACTGACCGAGACCCAAGTGACGGAGATCTTCGAGCAGACCGCGCTGCAATCGGGCGTCTTCTTCGAGGGTGGTCTGTCAGCGGCGGTGGCGGCCGACATGGTGCGCGGGCGGGCCCGGCCGCTGGAGTTGCAACTGGTCGGCGCGGCGCTGCTGAATCTGCGCCTGACGTCGCTGCGCAAGTACCAGCGCAGCGGCGGCGCCGAGGTGTTGCCGCTTTTGTATCTGGATCAAGTGTGCGCCCAGGCCGGCGGTGCGCTGGCCCGTCGGGTGTTGGTGGACGTCGCCGAGTCGAAAGAGATCGGCATCGAACGGCTGGAGAATCGCCAGCGCCGGCCGCGCCCGCAGCTGGTGGAGATCCTGAACGCGTTCAAGAAGCGCAGCTTGATCCGCTCGCGTCCGTCGCGGCGCGGGGATTTTTATGCCCTGGTGCACCCGGCGCTGCGCGGGCCGATCGAAGATTTCGCCATCGCCGATCGCGGGCGGGCGACGGCCACCCGGCGCGGGATGCGGCGGCGGTTGAACGCCGGCGAGCGGCTGCGCGTGCGCGATTTGGTGGCCGTTCGTCGTCACCTCGGCGCCGCGCTGACCGACGACGAGCAGGCGGCGGTCAGCCGTGGGGTGCGTCGGCTGGCGGTGCAGGTCGGCGTGGCCTTCGCGCTGCTGATCGGGCTGGGGGTTTTTCTGCTCACCGATCTGCGGCGGTCGTACACGCTTGGTTTTGATCCGCCGGGTGGCGGCGGGGCGGCGCGGGTGGTGGTGCGCCTCGGGCGCTCCAGCTTGTCGTTCTTCAATTTTCTGCCCAACCGTCCGCGTTTCGGCGCGGTGCTGGCCGACACCGGGTTCTCGCCGGCGGGACTCGTCGCCGAGGAAGCGGAGAAGATCGCCGCCGGCAAAGCGTCGGGCACGCTGGACGCCGCTGCTGACAGGAAAGGCGCGCGCAGCGACAAGCCGAACGCGCCGCCGGTGCCGGGTTGGTTGCGCGAAGTGCTAAGCGGCCTGCGCCCGGTTCCACGCGGGGTGGCCAAGGCGCTGCTGGGCGATCCCGACGGCGTGACGTCGTTGAAGCACGCCTTCAGCGATCCGCGCGCCCGGCGCGAAACCCTGGAGGCGCTGGCGGTGATCGGCAGCGGCCGCGCCGGCGAGGACGAGATCTTGTCGGCGGCGCTGACCGACAGCGCGCCGGAGATCCGCCGCCGCGGCGTCGAGGTGGCGGCGGCCATCGATCGCCGGCAAGGCGGTGGCGCGCACGGGGCCACCCTGCGCACGGCCCTGGCCGACAAGTCGCTGGACGTGCGGGCGGCGGTGCTGCGGGAAGCGGCCTCGCTGCCGCCGGCCGAGGCGGGCGGTATCTTGACCGTGGCGCTGCGCGATCCCGATCCGGCCTTCCGCAAGAACGCCGAGGACGCCACGCTGGCCCTGGCCGAACGCGCGCCGGGCGCCGCCGCCGAGGCGGTGCAACAGGTGCTGCAAAGCCCCGACGGGGGCGTGCGCCGCGCTGGCCTGGCTTTGCTGGAGACCATCGCCGCGCGCGCGCCGGCCGCGTGCGCCGGTGCGCTTTCGCGCGTGGTGGCCAACGAGCAAGCGCCCGAAGAGGCGCGCGTCGCCGCGTTGCTGGTGTTGCGGCGGGCGGGCGTGCCGTCGGAGGATCTGCACGCCCTGCTGGAAAAAGCGGTGCGTCCCGAGGCGTCACCGCGCTTGCGGGCGGCGGCGCTGCCGCTTTACGCGCGCTTTGTCTCGGCCGAGCAAGCAGAGGAGATCGCCCGCACCGAAATGAAAGGGGCGGCGCCGGCGCGCGCGGCCGGCGCGGCGGTGTGGGGGACGGTGGCGATCAGTCGGCCGGATCTGGCGCTCAAGCCGCTCAAGGGTTTGCTCTACGATCCGTCGACGGACATTCGGCTGGAGGCGGCACGATCGTTCGCTTATCTCAAACGCGATGGCATCAATCTGGCCGAGAAGGCCCTGCGCGATTCCAGCGTCGAGGTGGAACGGGCGGCGCTGGATTCGCTGATGGCGCTGACGGCAGTGAACGTGAATCTGGTGGCCGACATCCTGGGTCGGGCGGGCAAGACGGTGCGGCCGGTGGTGCGGCGCAATCTGATCGAAGCGCTGGGGCGGCTGGGGGAGACGCGGCCGAACGCGGTGCTGCCGTCGCTGGCCCACGCCATGAAAGACAGCGACGCCGGCGTGCGCACGGCGGCGGCCAACGCGTTTTGCGGCATCAGCAAGAAGAACGCCGCCGCCGCGTCGCCGTACCTGCGCATCGCCGCGCGCGACGACCGGCACGAGGTGCGCACGGCGGCCGCGGCCTGTCTCGGCGATCTGGGCGACGCCGATCCGAAGGGCGCGGCGCGCATCGCCATCGAGCTCGGCGACGCCGGCGAGGCGTCGGTGCGCATCGCCGCCGCCGAATCGATGGGACGCCTGGGCGGCAAAGCCGTCGATCTGGCCATCCCGGCGCTGACCAAGCTGGCGGGCGATCCGGATCGCAACGTGCGCATCGCCGCCGTGCGCGCGCTGGCCGGGGTGACCGCGGCGGCGTCGGCGCCCGGGCCGGGAAACGCCCCGGGGGGCGCAAGCTTCGCCGGATCAAGGCGCGGCGGCGAAGTCGAGCGCACGTTGAACGCGGCCTTGCTTCAAGGCGACGCCGGTGAGCGGCGGTTGGTGGTCGAGGCGGCGGCCAAGGCGGGGCTGGTGACCGTACTTCGTCAGGCCACCGCTGACGGCGACGAATCGGTGCGGCTGGCCGCGGTGCGGGCGGCGGGCGCGCTGTCGCCGCCGGCGCTGGACGTCGTGCGCGGCGCCGTCGACGATCGGGCCAACGCTGTGCGCGCCGAGGCCACGCAGATCCTCTCGGGCGCGTCGGGCGCCGGCGCGCGCGAGGTGCTGCCGATCTTCGAATCGATGTTGCGGGGCGGCGACCGCAGCGCGCGCGAGGCAGCGATGATCGGCATCGGCCAGCTGTCGGGCGCCGGCGAGGCGGGGGCGCGTTTGCTGGGCGAGGCCCTGGGCCAGCGCAGCGAGGCGTTGCGGACCGGCGCGGCGCGCGCCCTCGGTCAGCTGGCCGAGCGCGAGCCCGATGTGGCGGCCGTCTATCTCGAACGCGCCGTGCGCGACCCGTCGTACGACGTGCGCAACGCCGCCATCCCCGGTTTGGCGCGGGCCTGGGCGGGCAAGCAAACCGCCGACGAGCTGCGCCGCACGCTGCTCGAAACCGAGGCGGACAGCCCGCACCGTTTCGTGGCGCTGGAGGCGCTGGTGGTCAAGGCGCAGACCGGCACCGACGGTGGCGCGGCCGGCAAGGCGCTGGGCGAGGTGGCCGCGTCGGGGCCGCCGCTGGCCCGGCTGGCGGCGCAGCTAGGACGCAGCTTTGTCAGTGCGCCGCTGGGTGATCTGCACGCCTTCTTGGAACGCTTGCTGGGCAGTTGA
- a CDS encoding acetyl-CoA C-acyltransferase, which translates to MQKAPGEVFLVDAVRTPIGRYGGALSHVRPDDLAAQVIRELVRRTGVDPAAIDDVIFGCANQAGEDNRNVARMSLLLAGLPPSVPGGTVNRLCGSGLMAVNDGARAVATGDADLLIAGGVESMSRAPLVMAKAREGFPRGDVTLHDSTLGWRFINPKMETLYGTQSMGETAELVAELYGVTRAAQDAFALQSQQRWTAAQAGERFRDELMVVEIPGPRSKDPARRVEVDEHPRPETTAASLAALRPVFRQEGGTVTAGNASGINDGAAALLLASAEGLRRLGGRAPLGRVVSTAVAGVLPKHMGLGPIPASRRALERAGIAVGALDLVELNEAFAAQALPCIGELGLDPARVNVNGGAIAMGHPLGCSGARLLTTLIHELSRRKARYGLATMCIGVGQGIATVVERP; encoded by the coding sequence ATGCAAAAGGCACCCGGCGAGGTGTTCCTGGTCGACGCGGTTCGCACCCCCATCGGACGCTACGGCGGCGCGCTGTCTCATGTGCGCCCCGACGATCTGGCGGCGCAGGTCATCCGCGAGCTGGTCCGCCGCACCGGCGTCGATCCGGCCGCCATCGACGACGTGATCTTCGGCTGCGCCAACCAGGCCGGCGAGGACAACCGCAACGTCGCGCGCATGAGCTTGCTTCTGGCCGGGCTGCCGCCGTCGGTGCCGGGTGGGACGGTGAATCGACTTTGTGGGTCGGGGTTGATGGCGGTGAACGACGGCGCGCGCGCGGTGGCCACCGGCGACGCCGATCTGTTGATCGCCGGCGGCGTCGAATCGATGTCGCGGGCGCCGCTGGTGATGGCCAAAGCGCGCGAAGGGTTTCCGCGCGGCGACGTCACCTTGCACGACAGCACGCTGGGCTGGCGCTTTATCAATCCGAAGATGGAAACGTTGTACGGCACGCAATCCATGGGCGAGACCGCCGAATTGGTGGCCGAGCTTTACGGCGTCACGCGCGCCGCCCAGGACGCTTTTGCCCTGCAAAGCCAGCAGCGCTGGACGGCCGCGCAGGCCGGCGAACGTTTTCGCGACGAGCTGATGGTGGTGGAAATTCCGGGCCCGCGGTCGAAGGATCCCGCGCGGCGCGTGGAGGTCGACGAGCACCCGCGGCCCGAAACCACGGCGGCGTCGCTGGCGGCGCTGCGCCCGGTGTTTCGCCAGGAGGGCGGCACGGTGACGGCGGGGAACGCTTCTGGCATCAACGACGGCGCGGCGGCGTTGCTGCTGGCGTCGGCGGAAGGACTACGGCGCCTGGGCGGGCGGGCGCCGCTTGGGCGTGTGGTCTCCACCGCGGTGGCCGGCGTGCTGCCCAAGCACATGGGTTTGGGACCGATCCCGGCCTCGCGGCGCGCGCTGGAACGCGCGGGCATCGCTGTCGGCGCGCTGGACCTGGTCGAGCTCAACGAAGCCTTCGCCGCCCAGGCGTTGCCTTGCATCGGCGAACTGGGCCTTGATCCGGCGCGCGTCAACGTCAATGGCGGGGCGATTGCCATGGGGCATCCTCTTGGTTGTTCGGGGGCTCGGCTGCTGACCACGTTGATTCACGAACTTTCACGGCGGAAGGCGCGCTATGGTTTGGCCACCATGTGCATCGGGGTCGGCCAGGGCATTGCCACCGTCGTGGAACGACCTTAG
- a CDS encoding vegetative protein codes for MADETKTKAAKDPQTAKTAKAPKAEKAAKTAAAEAAPAGPPCKVEKCKQPVRAKGFCRKHYFGWRRGDVGNKHRYKTCSKEGCRKPRTHGGLCDEHGGKTAPAAEAAG; via the coding sequence ATGGCCGACGAAACCAAGACCAAAGCAGCCAAAGACCCCCAAACGGCGAAGACAGCGAAAGCGCCCAAGGCCGAAAAAGCGGCAAAAACCGCCGCCGCCGAGGCCGCGCCCGCCGGTCCGCCTTGCAAGGTGGAAAAGTGCAAGCAGCCGGTGCGCGCCAAAGGATTTTGCCGCAAGCACTACTTTGGCTGGCGCCGCGGCGACGTCGGCAACAAGCACCGCTACAAGACGTGCAGCAAGGAAGGCTGTCGCAAGCCCCGCACGCACGGCGGTCTTTGCGACGAACACGGGGGCAAGACCGCTCCCGCCGCCGAGGCCGCTGGTTAA